The proteins below are encoded in one region of Triticum aestivum cultivar Chinese Spring chromosome 1B, IWGSC CS RefSeq v2.1, whole genome shotgun sequence:
- the LOC123144442 gene encoding uncharacterized protein yields the protein MHSFYQSSICSQLSMFMYVPSVSNLLVFMLVSLPVDCSTSIELSMKRLQAVSRSGISFPGSRRWSGWTGSMLRLQATLTMIVSLSTVCGFSIVSYYYGIRVIVDWEVSVGRNAFHC from the exons ATGCACTCTTTCTATCAATCATCAATTTGCTCCCAGTTATCCATGTTTATGTACGTGCCTTCTGTCTCTAATCTGTTGGTCTTTATGCTGGTTTCTCTCCCAGTTGATTGTTCGACCTCTATAGAGTTGTCAATGAAAAGGCTCCAAGCAGTGTCACGGTCAGGAATCTCTTTTCCAGGCAGCCGAAGATGGTCAG GGTGGACAGGCTCAATGCTTCGTCTGCAGGCTACCCTGACAATGATT GTTTCGCTGTCGACCGTGTGTGGTTTCAGCATCGTTTCTTACTACTACGGGATCAGAGTCATTGTAGACTGGGAGGTAAGCGTTGGCAGGAATGCGTTTCATTGTTAG